From one Mycobacterium lentiflavum genomic stretch:
- a CDS encoding type II toxin-antitoxin system Phd/YefM family antitoxin: MIDPSLPRVSMTELRRHFGRIIGEVAQGQTFVITRRGREVAVLAPAEEYRRMSARG, translated from the coding sequence ATGATTGATCCCTCGCTGCCGCGGGTCAGCATGACCGAACTACGCCGCCATTTCGGCCGGATCATCGGTGAAGTGGCCCAGGGACAGACCTTTGTCATCACCCGGCGCGGGCGCGAAGTCGCGGTGCTCGCCCCGGCCGAGGAGTACCGCCGCATGAGTGCACGCGGGTGA
- the pstA gene encoding phosphate ABC transporter permease PstA, whose translation MTLATRARSINTTSIRQRRKLTNSAMTGVLTATMAATIAVLVWVLGYVAAEGLKFLGPEFLTQTPPGNPAQPGGGFANGIIGSLIIVGIATALSIPVGVAAAIYFVEYGGRLARFARFVTDVMVGIPTIVTGAFIYAIWVVHFGFSGIAGGIALALIMLPLIIRSVEEMLRLVPNELREASLALGVTRARTVISVVLPTASAGIITGIMLAVARAMGETAPLLLTALGNDLFTELNPDKRMSTLSLQIFGNAITGFKAAQARAWAGALTLIVMVLLFTLSARLMARRSAISQRH comes from the coding sequence ATGACGCTTGCGACACGAGCACGCAGTATCAACACCACGTCCATCAGGCAGCGGCGCAAACTCACCAACTCGGCCATGACCGGCGTCCTGACGGCCACCATGGCTGCCACCATCGCCGTACTGGTGTGGGTGCTGGGCTATGTCGCCGCCGAGGGCCTGAAATTTCTGGGCCCCGAATTCCTCACTCAGACACCGCCAGGCAATCCCGCTCAGCCCGGCGGCGGATTCGCCAACGGCATTATCGGCAGCCTGATCATCGTGGGCATCGCCACCGCCCTGTCCATTCCCGTGGGCGTCGCCGCTGCCATCTACTTCGTCGAATACGGCGGTCGGCTCGCGCGATTTGCCCGCTTCGTCACCGACGTGATGGTCGGCATCCCCACCATCGTCACCGGCGCATTCATTTACGCAATCTGGGTGGTGCACTTCGGATTCTCCGGCATCGCCGGCGGAATCGCCCTGGCGCTCATCATGCTTCCGCTGATCATCCGATCAGTCGAAGAAATGCTGCGCCTGGTCCCGAACGAACTACGCGAAGCGTCACTTGCACTCGGGGTCACCCGAGCCCGCACCGTCATCTCGGTGGTCTTGCCCACAGCCAGCGCGGGAATCATCACCGGCATCATGCTCGCCGTCGCCCGGGCTATGGGAGAAACCGCGCCGCTGTTGCTCACCGCGCTAGGCAATGACCTGTTCACCGAACTCAACCCCGACAAACGTATGTCCACGCTGTCACTGCAGATCTTCGGCAACGCCATCACCGGTTTCAAAGCCGCGCAGGCCCGGGCCTGGGCCGGTGCACTGACACTCATCGTGATGGTCCTACTATTCACCCTGTCAGCCAGGCTGATGGCACGGCGTTCAGCAATCAGCCAAAGACACTAA
- the pstC gene encoding phosphate ABC transporter permease subunit PstC: protein MRARTTDNGAAVAMPRAFSPGAPVKRPFHFFARHRGDAMFRSLTACAAVFIVLTLAGTALYLLLRAWPALSHYGLGSFLTSDRWAPSEATAASTHPNPYGILQFIIGTLITSAIALLIAVPISVALALYITDVAPQRLRRALSSLVDLLAAIPSVVYGFWGVFALLPAITPLGNALTRLSVIPLLGGVFRGPFFGYSVFSASVVLAIMVLPIVTAICREVFATAPAAEKEAALALGATRWEMLRLAVLPRSRAGITGAAILGLGRAFGETIAVTMLIGNNVLSIATSIFSQGATMPSVIANEFTEANQPYHLDALFVVAAALLVVSLLVNVIGKRVVSRAGEHIA from the coding sequence ATGCGAGCGCGCACCACCGACAACGGTGCGGCGGTGGCCATGCCCCGGGCCTTCTCGCCGGGCGCTCCGGTCAAACGCCCATTCCATTTCTTTGCTCGACATCGCGGCGATGCGATGTTTCGATCGCTGACGGCCTGCGCCGCCGTCTTTATCGTGCTCACGCTCGCGGGCACCGCCCTCTACCTACTCCTTCGCGCGTGGCCGGCGCTGAGTCACTACGGTCTGGGGAGTTTTCTCACCTCAGACCGGTGGGCCCCCTCGGAGGCCACCGCCGCATCCACTCACCCCAACCCCTACGGCATCCTGCAGTTCATCATCGGAACGCTGATCACCTCAGCGATCGCGCTGCTCATCGCCGTCCCCATCTCCGTGGCACTAGCCCTCTACATCACCGATGTGGCGCCACAGCGACTGCGCCGAGCACTGTCATCACTGGTTGATCTGCTGGCGGCCATCCCCAGCGTCGTTTACGGCTTCTGGGGCGTGTTCGCGTTGCTACCCGCGATCACCCCCCTCGGTAACGCTCTGACGCGGCTATCGGTGATCCCGCTGCTCGGCGGCGTGTTCCGCGGACCGTTTTTCGGCTACTCGGTGTTCTCGGCCAGCGTGGTGCTGGCGATCATGGTGCTACCGATCGTGACCGCCATCTGCCGCGAGGTCTTCGCCACCGCCCCAGCGGCCGAAAAAGAAGCCGCGCTCGCACTCGGGGCCACCCGCTGGGAAATGCTGAGACTCGCAGTCCTACCGAGATCACGCGCCGGCATCACCGGCGCCGCCATCCTGGGCCTGGGCCGCGCGTTCGGTGAGACCATCGCGGTGACGATGTTGATCGGTAACAACGTTTTATCGATCGCCACAAGCATCTTCTCGCAAGGCGCCACCATGCCCAGCGTCATCGCCAACGAATTCACCGAAGCCAACCAGCCCTACCATCTCGATGCGCTGTTCGTCGTCGCGGCCGCGCTGCTCGTTGTTTCATTGCTGGTCAACGTCATTGGCAAGCGGGTCGTCAGCCGCGCAGGGGAACACATCGCATGA